A genomic window from Silene latifolia isolate original U9 population chromosome Y, ASM4854445v1, whole genome shotgun sequence includes:
- the LOC141627911 gene encoding uncharacterized protein LOC141627911: MFQVVKKLKALKPVLKNINKECFSDIEYSTSIVSVLLDRIQKNLIDNPGHIELMQQEYDTTDELRELIAARDSFLMQKAKVQWSLEGDLNTTYFHHIIKKRVMLNKILEIEDKEGVLCSEGETIQNAFLTYYQELLGEKHATDDVNLTVVRRGKCCTNAHALILNMPVTKEEIKTCLFSLPKDKSPGPDGYTSQFFRDAWDIVGEEISGAILNFFKTGKLLAQINSTIITLMPKVDRPSSVKHFRPIACCNVIYKTIYKLICNRLALVLPDIVSRNQGAFVKGSILKNILFCQDLVRLCHRGHVSPRCMFKLDLQKAYDTIEWQFLEQMLAALQFPESFIQMVMCCVTSTTFTLNLNGIQFGYFNGRRDDLLMFCKGDVGSIMLMLRAMATFSAASGLKINASKSDVVFNGVADDVKTDIIQVSAFKEGCLPFTYLGVPIQPTRLTRLDCSILIDKITARVRSIEAICRTFFWEGGVEYQRAPLVAWDNVCCSKKEGGLRIKQAGVWNIATVGKLINWIYTKADRLWVLWIDHVYLKGRDWNSYQPPADSNWNWRNIYKVRDCMAAGYLNNVWLQDPKGYSVASGYHWLHGKHPHVPWMKMQQFGICSADQCVLCENGQETHEHLFDQCAYSRRVLQYVSHWLQGTGTQRSSTVQTRIRRAAKLACWYLIWLERNRCRHELMLARPEKI, from the exons ATGTTTCAGGTGGTGAAGAAGTTGAAGGCTTTGAAACCTGTCCTAAAGAACATTAATAAAGAATGTTTCTCTGACATAGAATATAGCACTAGTATAGTTAGTGTCTTGCTGGATAGAATCCAGAAGAATCTGATAGACAATCCTGGTCACATTGAGCTTATGCAGCAGGAATATGATACAACTGATGAGTTGAGGGAACTGATTGCAGCAAGAGATAGTTTTCTTATGCAGAAGGCTAAAGTACAATGGTCCTTGGAAGGGGACCTGAATACTACTTATTTCCACCACATTATTAAGAAAAGAGTGATGTTGAATAAGATATTGGAAATTGAGGATAAAGAAGGGGTGCTCTGTAGTGAAGGGGAAACTATTCAAAATGCTTTTCTTACTTATTATCAGGAGCTACTAGGCGAAAAACATGCTACAGATGATGTGAATTTGACTGTAGTAAGAAGGGGGAAGTGTTGCACTAATGCTCATGCTCTTATACTCAATATGCCTGTGACTAAGGAGGAAATTAAGACTTGCCTCTTTAGTCTTCCTAAGGATAAGTCTCCTGGGCCTGATGGCTATACAAGCCAGTTCTTTAGAGATGCGTGGGACATTGTAGGGGAGGAGATTAGTGGGGCAATTTTGAACTTTTTTAAAACTGGAAAATTGCTTGCACAAATTAATTCTACTATAATTACTCTTATGCCTAAGGTGGACAGGCCAAGTAGTGTTAAGCATTTTAGGCCTATAGCCTGTTGTAATGTGATTTACAAGACTATCTATAAACTCATTTGCAACAGGTTAGCTTTGGTCTTACCTGACATAGTGAGTAGGAATCAAGGTGCTTTTGTGAAGGGGAGTATCCTGAAAAATATACTCTTTTGTCAAGATTTAGTAAGATTATGTCATAGGGGCCATGTCTCCCCTAGGTGTATGTTCAAATTAGATCTTCAAAAGGCTTATGACACGATTGAGTGGCAATTCTTAGAGCAAATGTTAGCTGCTCTTCAGTTCCCAGAAAGTTTTATCCAGATGGTGATGTGCTGTGTGACCTCAACAACATTTACTCTAAACTTGAATGGGATCCAATTTGGGTATTTTAATGGCAGGAGAG ATGATCTATTAATGTTCTGCAAGGGAGATGTAGGGTCTATTATGCTGATGCTGAGAGCTATGGCAACATTTTCAGCTGCCTCAGGTCTGAAGATAAATGCCAGTAAGTCAGACGTGGTTTTCAATGGGGTTGCAGATGATGTGAAAACTGATATTATTCAAGTTTCTGCTTTTAAAGAAGGATGCTTACCTTTTACTTATCTGGGTGTTCCTATACAGCCTACTAGACTAACCAGATTGGATTGTAGCATTTTGATTGATAAGATCACAGCAAGGGTCAGAAGTATAG AAGCAATTTGCAGGACCTTTTTTTGGGAAGGAGGTGTTGAGTATCAGAGGGCTCCTTTGGTGGCTTGGGACAATGTTTGTTGTAGTAAGAAGGAAGGTGGGTTACGAATAAAACAAGCAGGGGTGTGGAATATTGCTACAGTTGGGAAATTGATCAATTGGATTTACACAAAAGCTGATAGGTTATGGgtcctttggattgatcatgtctATCTGAAAGGAAGGGATTGGAATTCATATCAACCTCCAGCTGACtccaattggaattggaggaacatATACAAGGTGAGAGATTGCATGGCAGCTGGTTATCTTAATAATGTTTGGCTGCAGGATCCTAAAGGGTACTCTGTGGCTTCTGGATACCACTGGTTACATGGTAAACACCCACATGTCCCGTG GATGAAGATGCAACAGTTTGGTATTTGTAGCGCTGATCAGTGTGTATTGTGTGAGAATGGTCAGGAGACACATGAGCATTTGTTTGATCAGTGTGCTTACAGTAGAAGAGTACTGCAGTATGTTAGTCATTGGTTGCAGGGTACTGGGACTCAGAGAAGTAGTACAGTGCAGACCAGGATTAGACGGGCTGCTAAGCTAGCTTGCTGGTATCTGATTTGGCTGGAGAGGAATCGATGTAGACATGAACTGATGCTAGCACGGCCAGAGAAGATATGA